One stretch of Methylopila sp. 73B DNA includes these proteins:
- a CDS encoding type IV secretory system conjugative DNA transfer family protein, giving the protein MWGVIKIATLPFWGPPYLVGKTVLESSRFIQGKIGRGKVENTYSHGDARIATPADIKREGHLPYHNGGVFIGQTDVPRLFGKTKMSIYSHEDDGVCIFGGRGAGKSRFISSDIFQMEFWPKSKPRTDIIVLDAAGEFEGLHRAELERLGYNVILITLEDPKMGMKIDPLASLDKDSATFEIDTEAFCLSVIPKTGDPRNEHFSDVPRGLLAGAISYYLHKKPDTPLIDILQSIFKSRDGLKAETEKWQELKGDYSVLNALTLAETIGKNEYGSFISTMKVALRPFQTRHWCKLTERNPDSWNFTKMYRGDQPTAVFIRTMGDQSTVGPQVRMLINNAVRERINLGRYIKDRPRGKIAFKRPLRIYIDEAVNLGNSEGVKRGQNELRKAGVTLVMAWLDHNEMSHTYRDSPSFMSGWTQIFSSGITHYGTLQYISQMFGQGTYIGETTSQNDYGQSRSYHEYGGKVLQPDAVRRVTEDEWLVLTRRLSIRCWKTSVERNGHILYG; this is encoded by the coding sequence ATGTGGGGCGTAATCAAAATAGCGACGCTACCCTTTTGGGGTCCGCCGTACCTCGTCGGTAAAACCGTTCTTGAATCGTCGCGCTTTATTCAGGGTAAGATCGGGCGGGGAAAGGTGGAAAACACCTATTCTCATGGAGACGCGCGCATCGCAACACCCGCGGATATTAAGCGGGAGGGTCACCTGCCGTATCACAACGGCGGCGTGTTCATCGGGCAGACCGACGTTCCGAGACTGTTTGGCAAGACCAAAATGAGCATCTACTCACACGAGGATGACGGCGTTTGCATCTTCGGCGGACGTGGTGCCGGAAAGTCGCGGTTCATTTCGAGCGATATTTTTCAGATGGAGTTTTGGCCCAAAAGTAAACCGCGTACTGACATCATTGTCCTAGATGCCGCCGGGGAATTTGAGGGATTACACCGGGCCGAGCTGGAGCGTCTGGGGTACAATGTTATCTTGATAACCCTCGAAGATCCCAAGATGGGGATGAAGATCGATCCGCTGGCATCTCTGGATAAGGACAGTGCGACTTTTGAGATCGACACCGAGGCGTTTTGCCTGAGCGTCATCCCAAAAACAGGCGACCCGCGGAATGAGCACTTTTCCGACGTGCCGCGCGGCCTACTTGCGGGTGCGATCAGCTATTACCTTCACAAAAAGCCCGATACGCCGCTGATCGACATTCTGCAGTCCATCTTCAAGTCGCGCGATGGGCTCAAGGCCGAGACCGAGAAGTGGCAAGAGCTGAAAGGGGATTACAGCGTCCTGAATGCCCTGACGCTCGCGGAGACTATCGGCAAGAATGAGTATGGCAGTTTTATTTCCACAATGAAGGTTGCTTTGCGGCCGTTCCAAACCCGCCATTGGTGCAAGCTGACGGAGCGAAATCCCGACAGCTGGAACTTCACCAAAATGTATAGGGGTGACCAGCCGACAGCGGTATTCATCCGAACAATGGGCGATCAAAGCACGGTCGGCCCCCAGGTGCGCATGCTTATCAATAATGCCGTGCGTGAGAGGATTAACCTCGGCCGATACATCAAGGACCGCCCCCGGGGCAAGATTGCCTTCAAGCGACCGCTGCGCATCTACATTGACGAGGCCGTAAACCTCGGAAACTCCGAAGGCGTGAAGCGTGGGCAGAATGAGCTGCGCAAGGCCGGCGTCACACTGGTAATGGCTTGGCTCGACCATAATGAAATGTCCCATACCTACCGGGACAGCCCGTCATTCATGAGCGGGTGGACGCAGATATTCTCAAGTGGAATTACCCATTACGGAACCCTGCAATACATATCGCAGATGTTTGGTCAGGGGACCTATATCGGGGAGACGACTAGCCAGAATGACTACGGTCAAAGCCGAAGCTATCACGAATATGGTGGAAAGGTGCTCCAGCCGGACGCCGTGCGCCGGGTGACGGAAGATGAATGGCTGGTACTAACCCGAAGACTTTCCATCCGGTGCTGGAAAACGTCCGTGGAGCGGAACGGGCATATTCTCTACGGATAG
- a CDS encoding ArdC family protein has product MSHTTNADSRPRKIDALYESVTQQIINHLKEGVPTWTRPWVVSKRNGIGIVPANAISARPYSGANILILWIARELCGYPSNGWLTYQQC; this is encoded by the coding sequence ATGAGCCACACAACGAATGCAGACTCACGTCCGCGAAAGATCGACGCCCTTTATGAGAGCGTCACCCAGCAGATCATCAACCACCTCAAAGAAGGGGTCCCGACTTGGACACGTCCCTGGGTCGTTTCAAAAAGGAACGGCATCGGTATCGTACCTGCGAACGCCATTTCCGCCAGACCTTACAGCGGGGCCAACATCCTCATTCTCTGGATTGCGCGCGAATTGTGTGGGTATCCGTCAAACGGCTGGCTCACCTACCAGCAGTGCTAG
- a CDS encoding L,D-transpeptidase family protein — MTERSSMFGGVSRRDALRLGVGAAAGAFATAASAQEMSLSFDSQAEWKDRFDASARVSRTSGSRTPLLSPATVQQTEQAIQDYTSIVSRGGWSRVPAGERMKLGSRGERVVALRQRLAATNDLDPNLGMSPVFDSYVEGAVKRFQARHGLIPVGVVGDDTMQSLNIPAETRLRQLETNVVRIRTMAGGNIGARYVLCNIPAAEIEAVEDGQVAARYTAVVGKADRASPVLDAKIQQVNFNPFWTVPASIIRKDLIPMMQKDPQYLTKKRIRIYSQQGVETQPDQINWNTMEATQYMYRQDPGDDNSMGVVRINMPNKDGVYMHDTPSKNLFGENARFHSSGCVRIQNVKELVGWLAKNQAGWDRRAIDAAVKSGERIDINLTPYVPVYWRYISGWGAQDGAVQFREDIYGMDGTGELAMAR, encoded by the coding sequence GTGACGGAACGGTCCTCGATGTTTGGCGGCGTCTCGCGCCGTGACGCCCTCAGGCTCGGCGTCGGCGCGGCGGCGGGCGCTTTCGCGACGGCGGCTTCGGCGCAGGAGATGTCGCTCTCCTTCGACAGCCAGGCCGAGTGGAAGGACAGGTTCGACGCCTCCGCGCGCGTCAGCCGCACGTCCGGCTCGCGCACTCCGCTGCTGTCGCCCGCGACCGTCCAGCAGACGGAGCAGGCGATCCAGGACTACACCAGCATCGTCTCCCGCGGCGGCTGGAGCCGCGTGCCGGCCGGCGAGCGCATGAAGCTCGGCTCGCGCGGCGAACGCGTGGTCGCGCTCCGCCAGCGTCTCGCGGCCACGAATGATCTCGATCCCAATCTCGGCATGTCGCCGGTGTTCGACAGCTACGTCGAGGGCGCGGTGAAGCGCTTCCAGGCTCGCCACGGCCTGATCCCGGTCGGCGTCGTGGGCGACGACACCATGCAGTCGCTCAACATTCCGGCCGAGACCCGTCTGCGCCAGCTCGAGACCAACGTGGTGCGCATCCGCACCATGGCGGGCGGCAACATCGGCGCGCGCTACGTGCTCTGCAACATCCCGGCGGCGGAGATCGAGGCGGTCGAGGACGGCCAGGTCGCGGCGCGCTACACCGCGGTCGTCGGCAAGGCGGACCGCGCCTCGCCGGTGCTCGACGCCAAGATCCAGCAGGTGAACTTCAACCCCTTCTGGACCGTGCCCGCCTCCATCATCCGGAAAGACCTCATTCCGATGATGCAGAAGGACCCGCAGTACCTGACGAAGAAGCGCATCCGCATCTACTCCCAGCAGGGCGTCGAGACGCAGCCCGACCAGATCAACTGGAACACGATGGAGGCGACGCAGTACATGTATCGCCAGGATCCGGGCGACGACAATTCGATGGGCGTGGTCCGCATCAACATGCCGAACAAGGACGGCGTCTACATGCACGACACGCCGTCGAAGAACCTGTTCGGCGAGAACGCCCGCTTCCACTCCTCGGGCTGCGTGCGCATTCAGAACGTCAAGGAACTGGTCGGCTGGCTGGCGAAGAACCAGGCCGGCTGGGACCGGCGCGCGATCGACGCCGCCGTCAAGTCCGGCGAGCGCATCGACATCAACCTCACGCCCTACGTGCCGGTCTACTGGCGCTACATCTCGGGCTGGGGCGCGCAGGACGGCGCCGTGCAGTTCCGCGAGGACATCTACGGCATGGACGGCACCGGCGAACTCGCGATGGCGCGCTGA
- the glyA gene encoding serine hydroxymethyltransferase: MSVTDVQARAAESRFFQASLAEVDPELADAVKSELGRQRDEIELIASENIVSRAVLEAQGSVLTNKYAEGYPGKRYYGGCQFVDVAEQLAIDRAKKLFNCDFANVQPHSGAQANGAVFLALMQPGDTFMGLDLAAGGHLTHGAKAAMSGKWFNAVNYHVDPETHLIDMEEVAALAEQHKPKVIITGGSAYPRQIDFAAFRKIADSVGAYFMVDMAHFSGLVAGGQHPNPLDHCHVATTTTHKTLRGPRGGMILTNDEALAKKFNSAVFPGLQGGPLMHVIAAKAVAFGEALKPDYKVYVKNVIANAKALGENIKSHGFDLVSGGTDTHLILVDLRPKNLSGKVSEIALGRAHITCNKNGIPFDPAKPTVTSGIRLGTPAGTTRGFGVAEFQEIGDMIAQVLDVLSQNNTEEDSAVEAKVRQQVSNLVERFPIYAD; encoded by the coding sequence ATGTCCGTCACCGACGTCCAGGCCCGCGCGGCCGAAAGCCGCTTCTTCCAGGCCTCGCTCGCGGAGGTCGATCCCGAGCTGGCCGACGCCGTCAAGTCGGAGCTGGGCCGCCAGCGCGACGAGATCGAGCTGATCGCCTCCGAGAACATCGTCTCGCGGGCGGTGCTCGAAGCGCAAGGCTCCGTGCTCACCAACAAGTACGCCGAAGGCTATCCGGGCAAGCGCTACTACGGCGGCTGCCAGTTCGTCGACGTCGCCGAGCAGCTCGCGATTGACCGCGCCAAGAAGCTCTTCAATTGCGACTTCGCCAACGTGCAGCCTCACTCGGGCGCGCAGGCGAACGGCGCGGTGTTCCTCGCGCTCATGCAGCCGGGCGACACCTTTATGGGCCTCGACCTCGCCGCCGGCGGCCACCTGACGCACGGCGCCAAGGCGGCGATGTCGGGCAAGTGGTTCAACGCGGTGAACTACCACGTCGACCCCGAGACCCACCTCATCGACATGGAAGAGGTCGCGGCGCTCGCCGAGCAGCACAAGCCCAAGGTGATCATCACCGGCGGTTCGGCCTACCCCCGTCAGATCGACTTCGCGGCCTTCCGCAAGATCGCGGACTCGGTCGGCGCGTATTTCATGGTCGACATGGCGCACTTCTCGGGCCTCGTCGCCGGCGGCCAGCACCCGAACCCGCTCGACCATTGCCACGTCGCCACCACGACCACGCACAAGACGCTGCGCGGCCCCCGCGGCGGCATGATCCTGACGAACGACGAGGCGCTCGCCAAGAAGTTCAACTCGGCGGTGTTCCCCGGCCTGCAGGGCGGCCCGCTGATGCACGTCATCGCGGCGAAGGCGGTGGCCTTCGGCGAGGCGCTGAAGCCGGACTACAAGGTCTACGTCAAGAACGTCATCGCCAACGCCAAGGCGCTCGGCGAGAACATCAAGAGCCACGGCTTCGACCTCGTCTCGGGCGGCACCGACACGCACCTGATCCTCGTCGACCTGCGTCCGAAGAACCTGTCGGGCAAGGTCTCCGAGATCGCGCTCGGCCGCGCACACATCACCTGCAACAAGAACGGCATTCCGTTCGACCCGGCGAAGCCGACCGTCACCTCCGGCATCCGCCTGGGCACCCCGGCCGGCACCACCCGCGGCTTCGGCGTTGCGGAGTTCCAGGAAATCGGCGACATGATCGCCCAGGTCCTCGACGTGCTCTCGCAGAACAACACGGAAGAGGACAGCGCGGTTGAGGCGAAGGTTCGCCAGCAGGTCTCGAACCTGGTGGAGCGCTTCCCCATCTACGCGGACTGA
- a CDS encoding riboflavin synthase, which translates to MFTGIISDIGEVVARDDGDEITSFMIASRYDPRSIDLGASIACDGVCLTVVSVEPEGLGAAFAVEAGPETQRLTTVGEWGVGRRLNLERALKIGDELGGHLVLGHIDGAAEIVERDDGPDTSRFVLAAPIDFAKFIAVKGSVCLDGISLTVNQVDRELFSVHLIPHTLGATTWADRQVGDRVNLEVDMMARYAGRLAEARSLGY; encoded by the coding sequence ATGTTCACCGGCATCATCTCCGACATCGGCGAAGTCGTCGCCCGCGACGACGGCGACGAGATCACAAGCTTCATGATCGCGTCGCGCTACGACCCGCGCTCGATCGACCTCGGGGCCTCGATCGCCTGCGACGGCGTCTGCCTCACGGTCGTCTCCGTCGAGCCCGAAGGCCTCGGCGCGGCCTTCGCCGTGGAGGCGGGGCCGGAGACCCAGCGTCTGACCACGGTCGGCGAATGGGGCGTGGGACGGCGGCTCAATCTGGAGCGCGCCCTGAAGATCGGGGACGAGCTCGGCGGTCATCTCGTGCTCGGCCATATCGATGGCGCGGCCGAGATCGTCGAGCGCGACGACGGCCCCGACACCTCGCGTTTCGTGCTCGCCGCGCCGATCGATTTCGCGAAGTTCATCGCCGTAAAGGGCTCGGTCTGCCTTGATGGAATCTCGCTCACCGTCAATCAGGTGGACCGCGAGCTGTTCTCGGTGCATCTCATCCCCCACACCCTCGGGGCGACGACCTGGGCCGACCGTCAGGTCGGCGACCGCGTCAACCTCGAAGTGGACATGATGGCGCGCTACGCCGGGCGGCTTGCCGAGGCGCGCAGCCTCGGCTACTGA
- the ribD gene encoding bifunctional diaminohydroxyphosphoribosylaminopyrimidine deaminase/5-amino-6-(5-phosphoribosylamino)uracil reductase RibD, with amino-acid sequence MMDVLALPRLDGPDGCAESDARWMAVALALARRGLGRTAPNPSVGAVLVSPAGRVVGRGWTQPGGRPHAETMALAQAGEAAAGATLYVTLEPCSHHGRTPPCVDALVAAGVARVAAALRDPDPRVDGRGVDRLRAAGVAVAIGGCGREALRIAAGHVCRVTLGRPHVTLKLAVSADDKVALAGRRPVAITGEASRGRVHMMRAEADAILVGVGTALADDPSLTCRLPGMADRSPSRVVLDSDLRLPLTSRLVTTCHAVPTWIVAAVDAPVAAELALRAAGCDVMRVERGPDGRLSLPRALKLLALRGVTRLMVEGGPTIAAGLLDADLVDAAVVARGPATLGPDAIGALEGRPLGALTESARFAEIDRESVGEDCWTFFERA; translated from the coding sequence ATGATGGACGTCCTCGCGCTCCCCCGCCTCGATGGCCCGGACGGCTGCGCGGAAAGCGACGCGCGCTGGATGGCGGTCGCGCTGGCGCTGGCCCGGCGCGGCCTGGGCCGCACCGCTCCGAACCCGTCCGTCGGCGCCGTCCTGGTGTCGCCCGCAGGCCGCGTCGTGGGCCGCGGCTGGACCCAGCCCGGGGGACGTCCGCACGCCGAGACCATGGCGCTCGCGCAGGCCGGCGAGGCCGCGGCGGGGGCGACGCTCTACGTCACGCTCGAGCCCTGCAGCCACCATGGCCGCACCCCGCCCTGCGTCGACGCCCTGGTCGCGGCGGGGGTCGCGCGCGTCGCGGCCGCCCTGCGCGATCCCGATCCCAGGGTCGACGGCCGCGGCGTCGATCGCCTGCGCGCCGCTGGCGTTGCGGTGGCGATCGGCGGCTGCGGACGGGAGGCGCTGCGGATCGCGGCGGGCCACGTCTGCCGCGTCACCCTGGGACGACCGCATGTCACGCTGAAGCTCGCGGTGTCGGCTGACGACAAGGTCGCCTTGGCGGGCCGCCGTCCGGTCGCCATCACCGGCGAGGCGTCGCGCGGCCGCGTCCACATGATGCGCGCCGAGGCCGACGCCATCCTCGTGGGCGTCGGGACCGCGCTCGCCGACGATCCGTCCCTGACCTGCCGGCTGCCGGGCATGGCGGACCGCTCGCCGTCGCGCGTGGTGCTCGATTCCGACCTGCGCTTGCCGCTGACCTCGCGCCTGGTCACGACCTGTCACGCGGTCCCGACGTGGATCGTGGCGGCGGTGGACGCGCCCGTCGCGGCCGAGCTCGCGCTGCGCGCCGCGGGCTGCGACGTCATGCGCGTGGAGCGCGGGCCGGACGGGCGGCTCTCGCTGCCGCGGGCGCTGAAGCTGCTTGCGCTGCGCGGCGTCACCCGGCTGATGGTGGAGGGCGGCCCCACGATCGCCGCCGGCCTGCTGGACGCCGACCTCGTGGACGCCGCTGTGGTGGCGCGGGGGCCCGCGACGCTGGGGCCCGACGCCATCGGCGCGCTCGAGGGCCGACCGCTCGGCGCGTTGACCGAGTCGGCGCGTTTCGCCGAAATCGACCGCGAAAGCGTTGGCGAGGACTGCTGGACGTTTTTCGAGCGCGCTTAA
- a CDS encoding MobA/MobL family protein produces MPEKGYYWLDLSNINRRDHSPGTINAHAKYCARQSACDLIISVNLPQNRHALQRALRDYERHITATSRKDARLAYKVMVALPVQAPREAQVEATRRFIWSLSMQGRGRVAAFFHDLETANPHAHILFIDRDKDTGKSVAMLSAKAKERAAKGLEPNSTEWLRQLWELECNGVLAEQGLEVRIDRRSNLEQGLEKGRQRLAKEEYEKLQERQARLKLEAESIFAELRKGDVQEPPTPEEFGIETPEPIVMPEEVEREEAPALAQDEAIEAPEIVEDEPELHPHAPAEHLAAPDEEVEELAPPSAAEDPVAGTKYDGPERPNDQRVRDALWFARDHEFLRETRAEIQRLKDQKESLEREAKLASANYFAAMADRNAADQAYLEAVDAHARYTRNGEPRGFTVLGFRSPTRRRAERAIKAKGETDYALQKAEERLTKRSDEVEALRKAEERRAAREEEVTQKLQSKFELMGSEEEMARAEQMLGAGVHDSLEGITVDMLEEMHSRGQITDGEFRGALHCLGERAKAELFDELLEERDDKYDRSR; encoded by the coding sequence ATGCCAGAGAAGGGCTATTACTGGCTCGATCTGAGCAACATTAACCGCCGGGACCACTCGCCCGGCACGATTAACGCGCACGCCAAATACTGCGCGCGACAATCCGCCTGCGACCTCATCATCTCGGTTAACCTGCCGCAGAATAGACACGCCCTGCAAAGGGCTTTGCGGGATTACGAGCGGCACATCACCGCGACCAGCCGGAAGGATGCACGGCTCGCGTACAAGGTCATGGTGGCGCTGCCGGTGCAGGCGCCTCGGGAAGCCCAAGTTGAAGCCACACGCCGATTTATTTGGTCCCTCTCCATGCAGGGGCGCGGTCGGGTGGCCGCGTTTTTCCATGACTTGGAGACTGCGAATCCGCACGCCCACATCCTGTTCATCGATCGGGATAAGGACACCGGCAAATCAGTTGCCATGCTCTCCGCCAAAGCCAAGGAACGGGCCGCGAAGGGGCTAGAGCCGAACTCCACCGAATGGCTCCGACAACTGTGGGAGTTGGAGTGCAACGGTGTCCTCGCGGAACAGGGTCTGGAGGTCCGGATAGACCGGCGCAGCAACCTTGAGCAGGGTTTGGAGAAAGGCCGTCAGAGGCTCGCCAAGGAGGAATACGAGAAGCTTCAGGAGCGCCAGGCTCGGCTGAAGCTTGAGGCCGAGTCCATCTTTGCCGAGCTGCGCAAGGGAGACGTTCAGGAGCCACCAACGCCCGAGGAATTCGGCATCGAAACGCCGGAGCCTATCGTGATGCCGGAGGAGGTTGAGCGCGAGGAGGCCCCTGCACTGGCGCAGGACGAGGCTATCGAAGCGCCCGAAATCGTCGAGGACGAGCCGGAGCTGCACCCGCATGCACCCGCAGAGCACCTTGCCGCACCTGACGAGGAGGTGGAGGAATTGGCACCCCCTTCAGCCGCGGAGGACCCAGTGGCGGGCACGAAATACGACGGGCCGGAGCGCCCTAATGATCAGCGAGTGCGGGACGCCCTCTGGTTCGCTCGGGACCACGAGTTTCTGCGCGAAACACGGGCGGAGATCCAGCGTCTTAAGGACCAGAAAGAAAGCCTTGAGAGGGAGGCCAAGCTGGCGTCGGCCAACTACTTCGCCGCCATGGCGGATCGCAATGCGGCGGACCAGGCTTATTTGGAAGCCGTGGACGCGCACGCCCGGTACACCCGCAACGGCGAGCCGCGCGGCTTCACTGTTCTCGGCTTTCGGTCCCCCACGCGAAGGAGGGCGGAACGCGCCATTAAAGCCAAAGGTGAGACCGATTATGCGCTTCAGAAGGCCGAGGAACGCCTGACTAAGCGCTCGGATGAGGTTGAAGCCCTCCGCAAGGCCGAGGAGCGGCGCGCTGCCCGCGAGGAGGAGGTCACCCAGAAACTCCAGTCGAAGTTCGAGCTGATGGGCAGCGAGGAGGAAATGGCGCGGGCCGAGCAGATGCTTGGTGCCGGTGTCCACGACAGCCTTGAGGGGATAACTGTGGACATGCTGGAGGAAATGCACAGCCGGGGACAGATCACCGATGGCGAGTTCCGCGGAGCCCTTCACTGTCTGGGCGAGCGTGCCAAGGCAGAGCTTTTTGACGAATTGCTTGAGGAGCGCGACGACAAATACGATCGGAGTCGATAG
- a CDS encoding glycosyl hydrolase 108 family protein yields the protein MTTARARAYALQHIIIRERGYSDRATDRGGKTKDGITERVARGKPWFYKGDMRELPDELRDRIYLTDYWHSLNLDAVAAVMPVLAVEICDAGVNCGVSSVGPWLQRSLNALNTYNKKAGKFLYGMDLKVDGKIGPATIRRLEQVKSHRGADGQRVLVAMVETLQGNRYMNLADDVTQRDYTYGWFVNRILDEVPA from the coding sequence ATGACAACCGCCCGTGCCCGCGCCTACGCCCTGCAGCACATCATCATCCGCGAGCGCGGCTATTCCGACCGCGCAACCGACCGGGGCGGCAAGACGAAGGACGGGATCACTGAGCGCGTCGCCCGTGGGAAGCCCTGGTTCTACAAGGGCGACATGCGTGAGCTGCCGGACGAGCTGCGGGATCGCATCTACCTTACCGATTACTGGCACAGCCTGAACCTCGATGCGGTCGCCGCGGTCATGCCCGTGCTGGCGGTTGAGATCTGCGATGCCGGGGTGAATTGCGGAGTGTCCTCAGTCGGGCCGTGGCTCCAGCGGAGCCTGAACGCGTTGAACACTTACAACAAGAAGGCCGGGAAGTTCCTGTACGGCATGGATCTGAAGGTAGACGGCAAGATCGGTCCAGCCACCATTCGCCGTCTCGAACAGGTAAAGTCACACCGGGGCGCGGATGGGCAGCGCGTGCTGGTGGCCATGGTCGAAACCCTGCAGGGCAACCGCTACATGAACCTGGCCGACGACGTGACCCAGCGCGACTATACCTATGGCTGGTTCGTTAATCGGATTCTTGACGAGGTTCCGGCTTAG
- the nrdR gene encoding transcriptional regulator NrdR — protein sequence MRCPHCGAPDTQVKDSRPTEDDAAIRRRRVCGVCGQRFTTFERVQLRELVVAKRSGRRVPFDRDKLHRSLAVALRKRPVDPERIEQMVSAIVRQLEASGETEVTTETIGRFVMEGLKTVDDVAYVRFASVYKNFREAKDFETLLDELAGDEAASAAAAGEPR from the coding sequence ATGCGTTGTCCGCACTGCGGCGCGCCTGACACGCAGGTCAAGGACTCCCGTCCGACCGAAGATGACGCCGCAATCCGTCGCCGACGGGTCTGCGGCGTCTGCGGCCAGCGCTTCACCACCTTCGAACGCGTGCAGCTGCGCGAGCTCGTGGTGGCGAAGCGCTCCGGCCGCCGCGTGCCGTTCGACCGCGACAAGCTGCACCGGTCTCTCGCCGTGGCCCTGCGCAAGCGCCCGGTCGATCCGGAGCGCATCGAGCAGATGGTCTCCGCGATCGTGCGCCAGCTCGAGGCGAGCGGCGAGACCGAGGTCACGACCGAGACCATCGGCCGCTTCGTGATGGAGGGGCTGAAGACCGTCGACGACGTCGCCTATGTGCGCTTCGCCTCGGTCTACAAGAATTTCCGGGAAGCCAAGGACTTCGAAACCCTGCTCGACGAGCTCGCGGGCGACGAGGCGGCGTCCGCCGCCGCGGCGGGCGAGCCGCGATGA
- a CDS encoding zincin-like metallopeptidase domain-containing protein, giving the protein MRKIPQTRAYSVFNVDQCDGLPETLAGPSGTIPESVAQDQLMRCIVATGAKIEYRGNKAAYLPNRDIIVMPPYETFKDAEGFFGTLSHETVHWTGAKERLSREFGKRFGDEKYAAEELVAELGAAYLCATHGVPATFRSAQYIASWIKVLENDSRAIFTAASYASQAVTFIRSTEQSDVDELEEELDRLEAAE; this is encoded by the coding sequence GTGCGGAAGATCCCCCAGACCCGCGCTTATTCCGTCTTCAACGTGGACCAGTGCGACGGCTTGCCGGAAACCCTCGCCGGGCCTTCCGGGACCATTCCCGAGAGCGTGGCGCAGGACCAGCTCATGCGCTGCATCGTCGCCACCGGAGCCAAGATCGAGTACCGGGGCAACAAGGCCGCCTATCTGCCCAACCGCGACATCATCGTCATGCCGCCCTATGAGACGTTCAAGGACGCTGAAGGCTTCTTCGGCACCCTGTCTCACGAAACAGTCCACTGGACCGGCGCTAAGGAGCGTCTGTCACGGGAGTTCGGCAAGCGGTTCGGAGACGAGAAGTACGCAGCGGAGGAGCTGGTCGCCGAGCTTGGCGCAGCCTATCTATGTGCAACTCATGGCGTCCCGGCCACCTTCCGTTCAGCTCAGTACATCGCAAGCTGGATCAAGGTGCTGGAAAACGACAGCCGGGCGATCTTTACGGCCGCCAGCTACGCCAGCCAGGCCGTCACGTTCATCCGCTCGACAGAGCAGAGCGACGTTGACGAGCTGGAGGAGGAGCTGGACCGGCTGGAAGCGGCGGAATGA
- a CDS encoding tyrosine-type recombinase/integrase: MAEFTIGEYALGQRSGSDAWYRVWYDKASKSSKRVSLGTSDFEIARTRLLEWYYANHKMPAGFSKPGDVALAEVILDYWNHHGSKLVSGPTVKILLRQWNEFWGDATIQDVRDVNRQEEFHEFLRLHGYSANSINRVVEIGRAAIRRAWKRGVIDTCPYIQTVKGEYDKPLGRPLTLDELRAYYRGSEERHWQDFFLLVLGTGSRPKAIITLEKRQIDFGEGLVFLNPQGRRQTSKFRPTVKLPPTLAERFTGRPEGRLIWFHGREVGKMDNIIRLARRRAGLDDQVNAYSLRHTVARYLRQQGVDTAEIACQLGHLRFGHDMTLRYAPHAPDYLAKSCAALEQLLQDVLAPTSRHKLRKAA; the protein is encoded by the coding sequence ATGGCTGAGTTCACAATCGGAGAATACGCCCTCGGACAGCGAAGCGGCTCCGACGCCTGGTATCGCGTCTGGTACGACAAAGCCTCAAAGTCCAGCAAGCGCGTCAGCTTGGGCACGTCAGACTTTGAAATAGCGCGCACGCGCCTGCTGGAATGGTATTACGCCAACCATAAAATGCCTGCGGGGTTTTCAAAGCCCGGCGACGTGGCGCTGGCGGAGGTCATTCTAGACTACTGGAACCACCACGGCTCCAAGCTAGTGTCCGGTCCAACTGTGAAAATCCTGCTCCGCCAGTGGAATGAGTTCTGGGGCGATGCGACCATTCAGGACGTGCGGGACGTAAACCGCCAGGAGGAGTTCCACGAATTCCTCCGGCTTCACGGCTACTCCGCAAACAGCATCAACAGGGTGGTGGAGATTGGCCGGGCGGCAATCCGCCGGGCATGGAAACGCGGTGTTATCGACACCTGTCCGTATATTCAGACGGTGAAGGGGGAATACGACAAGCCGCTTGGTCGACCACTGACGCTTGATGAGCTGCGGGCCTACTACCGGGGCAGCGAAGAACGCCACTGGCAGGACTTCTTCCTGCTGGTGCTCGGAACCGGCTCACGGCCCAAGGCGATCATCACGCTTGAGAAGCGGCAAATCGACTTCGGGGAGGGGCTGGTGTTCCTCAACCCGCAGGGAAGGCGTCAGACGTCCAAATTTCGTCCCACGGTCAAACTCCCGCCGACGCTCGCGGAACGCTTCACAGGCCGTCCTGAGGGCCGCCTGATCTGGTTCCATGGCCGGGAGGTGGGGAAGATGGACAACATCATCCGGCTGGCCCGGCGCAGGGCAGGGCTGGATGACCAGGTGAACGCCTACAGCCTTCGCCACACCGTTGCCCGGTATCTGAGGCAGCAGGGCGTGGACACGGCGGAAATAGCCTGCCAGCTCGGGCATCTCCGCTTTGGCCACGACATGACGCTGCGGTATGCTCCGCACGCGCCGGACTACCTGGCCAAGAGTTGCGCCGCGTTGGAACAGCTGCTGCAGGACGTTCTCGCGCCAACGTCGCGCCACAAGCTCCGAAAAGCGGCGTAA